A stretch of the Synergistetes bacterium HGW-Synergistetes-1 genome encodes the following:
- a CDS encoding Na/Pi cotransporter: MSITSFLQIFAGVGILIYGIIIMGESLQIIAGDKLRKLIGSLTGTPLKGLLLGTAVTSILQSSSATTVMVVSFVDVGFMSLTQAIGVILGANIGTTVTAQLIAFKITDVAYVCAMIGAGLCILCQKKRHKQIGVGLVGFGLLFIGMDMMQEPLAFLKQRPEIVTVFGDHLFLAFLSGLAITLIVQSSSATVGLTMAIAAQGVVPLQTAIAIILGDNIGTTITAVLASLGANRSAKQAAAAHVMIKVLGTVVIMMILPFYTSLIESTASDISRQVANAHTIFNVIIALMFLPFVTQYSKFIRKLLPDDKNEKVLGALFLNPTLITASRAAAVDAVRKEMIRLGISSLRMIEACRTMFLSDNEKLVAEIDRMERNVNEITHDIVRYGTEVGQAGLSPDLSMILNSCISGVGDIERIGDHATNLVEMYQFLQDHKLKFSPKALEECKEMFDLVVSAVAKSVQALEEENPKIAQEVLDLEDRIDYMEKTLRARHIARLNAGGCSPDAGVIFIDILSNLERVGDHAHNIAMVVFDIERMHSHGE; this comes from the coding sequence ATGTCTATTACTTCATTTCTGCAGATATTTGCAGGAGTTGGAATTTTGATCTACGGAATAATTATCATGGGAGAATCACTTCAGATAATTGCAGGGGACAAACTGAGAAAACTGATTGGATCCCTCACAGGAACCCCATTAAAAGGTTTGCTTCTCGGTACGGCGGTAACCAGTATACTTCAAAGCAGCAGTGCAACAACAGTCATGGTAGTCAGCTTCGTAGACGTCGGTTTTATGAGCCTTACGCAGGCGATAGGTGTAATTCTCGGAGCAAACATAGGTACAACAGTTACAGCACAGCTGATAGCATTCAAGATCACTGACGTGGCTTACGTCTGTGCGATGATAGGAGCCGGTCTCTGCATCCTGTGCCAGAAGAAGAGACACAAGCAGATAGGTGTAGGACTTGTTGGTTTCGGACTGCTTTTCATAGGAATGGATATGATGCAGGAACCTCTTGCTTTCCTTAAACAACGGCCTGAGATCGTTACTGTCTTCGGAGATCATCTCTTCCTTGCTTTCCTTTCAGGTCTTGCTATAACGCTTATTGTCCAGTCAAGTTCCGCCACAGTTGGTCTTACGATGGCGATAGCGGCCCAGGGTGTAGTACCGCTTCAGACCGCCATTGCAATCATTCTGGGAGACAATATCGGCACGACTATCACAGCCGTCCTTGCGTCACTTGGTGCAAACAGGTCAGCAAAGCAAGCCGCAGCGGCGCACGTAATGATTAAAGTGCTTGGAACGGTCGTAATAATGATGATCCTGCCTTTCTATACTTCTTTGATAGAGAGCACTGCATCGGATATATCGCGTCAGGTAGCAAACGCCCACACGATCTTCAACGTGATAATCGCACTTATGTTCCTTCCCTTCGTCACACAGTACTCAAAGTTCATCAGAAAACTTCTCCCGGATGATAAAAATGAAAAGGTGCTTGGCGCATTGTTCCTGAACCCGACGCTCATCACTGCATCGAGAGCCGCTGCAGTTGACGCCGTACGTAAGGAGATGATCCGTCTAGGAATATCCTCCTTAAGGATGATAGAAGCATGCCGGACCATGTTCCTTTCCGACAATGAAAAGCTTGTAGCAGAGATCGACAGGATGGAACGGAACGTGAACGAAATAACCCATGATATCGTACGATATGGTACAGAAGTCGGTCAGGCAGGTCTCTCTCCGGATCTTTCAATGATACTGAACTCATGCATAAGCGGTGTGGGAGACATAGAGAGGATAGGGGACCACGCTACCAATCTGGTAGAGATGTATCAGTTCCTTCAGGATCACAAGCTGAAATTCTCTCCAAAGGCGCTGGAAGAGTGCAAAGAGATGTTTGATCTCGTCGTTTCCGCTGTTGCCAAGAGCGTTCAGGCACTTGAAGAGGAGAACCCCAAGATAGCCCAGGAAGTGCTGGATCTTGAGGATAGGATAGACTACATGGAAAAGACTCTCAGGGCAAGGCATATTGCAAGGCTTAACGCCGGAGGATGCAGCCCTGATGCAGGAGTTATATTTATAGACATTCTCAG